A single region of the Syngnathoides biaculeatus isolate LvHL_M chromosome 17, ASM1980259v1, whole genome shotgun sequence genome encodes:
- the LOC133490684 gene encoding uncharacterized protein LOC133490684, with protein MKYLVFRSGPISAGVSRAVRFKSRPRPRKKVVQHCDGGMARTKQTARKSTGGKAPRKQLATKAARKSAPATGGVKKPHRYRPGTVALREIRRYQKSTELLIRKLPFQRLVREIAQDFKTDLRFQSSAVMALQEASEAYLVGLFEDTNFHSFATLRTGITMSGRGKGGKGLGKGGAKRHRKVLRDNIQGITKPAIRRLARRGGVKRISGLIYEETRGVLKVFLENVIRDAVTYTEHAKRKTVTAMDVVYALKRQGRTLYGFGG; from the exons ATGAAATACTTAGTTTTTCGGAGTGGACCAATCAGCGCCGGCGTGTCGAGAGCAGTTCGCTTTAAAAGCCGCCCACGGCCTCGAAAGAAAGTTGTTCAACATTGTGACGGAGGGATGGCGAGAACTAAGCAAACAGCCCGCAAGTCCACCGGCGGGAAAGCCCCCAGGAAGCAGCTGGCGACCAAAGCTGCCCGCAAGAGCGCACCCGCTACCGGCGGTGTCAAGAAACCTCACCGCTACAGGCCCGGCACCGTGGCGCTCCGTGAGATCCGCCGCTACCAAAAGTCGACTGAGCTGCTCATTCGCAAGCTCCCCTTCCAGCGCTTGGTCCGGGAGATCGCTCAAGATTTCAAGACTGATCTGCGCTTCCAGAGTTCCGCGGTCATGGCGCTCCAGGAGGCCAGTGAGGCCTACCTCGTCGGTTTGTTTGAGGACACCAACTT TCATTCATTTGCTACTCTTCGCACTGGTATCACGATGTCTGGTAGAGGAAAAGGTGGGAAGGGACTCGGTAAAGGAGGCGCCAAGCGCCACCGCAAAGTCCTCCGCGACAACATCCAGGGTATCACCAAGCCCGCTATCCGCCGTCTGGCTCGCCGCGGCGGGGTCAAGCGGATCTCCGGCCTCATTTACGAGGAGACTCGCGGCGTGCTCAAGGTCTTCCTGGAGAACGTAATCCGCGACGCCGTCACCTACACGGAGCACGCCAAGAGGAAGACCGTGACCGCCATGGATGTGGTGTACGCTCTCAAGCGCCAAGGACGCACTCTCTACGGCTTCGGAGGTTAA
- the LOC133490683 gene encoding histone H2A-like, producing MSGRGKTGGKARAKAKTRSSRAGLQFPVGRVHRLLRRGNYAQRVGAGAPVYLAAVLEYLTAEILELAGNAARDNKKTRIIPRHLQLAVRNDEELNKLLGGVTIAQGGVLPNIQAVLLPKKTEKAAKSK from the coding sequence ATGTCTGGACGAGGGAAAACAGGCGGAAAAGCCAGAGCTAAAGCCAAGACTAGGTCTTCGCGTGCCGGGCTGCAGTTCCCGGTCGGTCGTGTCCACAGACTGCTGCGCCGAGGCAACTACGCTCAACGAGTGGGTGCCGGGGCGCCCGTCTACTTGGCGGCTGTGCTCGAGTATCTGACCGCCGAGATCCTGGAGCTGGCCGGCAACGCGGCACGTGACAACAAGAAGACCCGAATCATTCCCCGCCATCTTCAGCTGGCGGTTCGCAATGACGAGGAGCTCAATAAACTCCTGGGCGGAGTCACCATCGCTCAGGGCGGCGTGTTGCCAAACATCCAAGCCGTGCTCCTGCCCAAGAAGACCGAGAAAGCCGCCAAGTCCAAGTAG
- the LOC133490682 gene encoding histone H2A-like, with protein MSGRGKTGGKARAKAKTRSSRAGLQFPVGRVHRLLRKGNYGERIGAGAPVYLAAVLEYLTAEILELAGNAARDNKKTRIIPRHLQLAVRNDEELNKLLGGVTIAQGGVLPNIQAVLLPKKTEKAAKSK; from the coding sequence ATGTCTGGACGAGGCAAAACCGGCGGCAAGGCCAGAGCCAAGGCGAAGACTCGCTCCTCCCGTGCCGGACTGCAGTTCCCAGTGGGCCGCGTGCACAGGCTTCTGCGTAAAGGCAACTACGGTGAGCGTATCGGCGCCGGAGCTCCTGTCTACTTGGCGGCTGTGCTCGAGTATCTGACCGCCGAGATCCTGGAGCTGGCCGGCAACGCGGCCCGCGACAACAAGAAGACCAGGATCATCCCCCGTCACCTGCAGCTGGCTGTTCGCAACGACGAAGAGCTCAACAAACTTCTCGGCGGAGTCACCATCGCTCAGGGCGGCGTGCTGCCCAACATCCAAGCCGTGCTCCTGCCCAAGAAGACCGAGAAAGCCGCCAAGTCCAAGTAG
- the LOC133490680 gene encoding bile salt-activated lipase-like, protein MMVKLGILVAVAVFLETVSATSLGVVYTEGGMVEGENIRLGFRHHMDIFKGVPFADIPGRFEKPRRHPGWDGVLKATEYRKRCLQVNVLMTDTRGSEDCLYLNIWVPHGRSVSTNLPVMVWIYGGGFLAGGSMGANFLNNYLYDGQEIAARGNVIIVTLGYRVGTLGFLSTGDSSLPGNYGLWDQQAAIAWVHRNIRSFGGDPENITIFGESAGGASVSFQTLTPHNKGIIKRAISQSGVALCPWGVIKNPRKIAEEIALKVQCPIDDQMAACLKMTDPVLLTKAGSLNMNSSPDAPLVNNLILSAVVDGDFLPDEPSKLFHNAAEIDYIAGVNDMDGHFFTAIDIPSINSHLVATPVEDMKTLLATYTQTKGKAGLEKAYSLYTSTWPSKPSKEDIKRTIVDIGTDYIFLVPTQAALYLHAANATSGRTYSYFFSEPNRMGGIGRPYPSWMGADHADDLQYVFGKPLSTPLGYWPRHRDLARYMIAYWTNFAKTGDPNKGDLSVPTTWPEFTNGHQYLEINNKMDKNFVRQKMRMRYVHFWTSILPSLPINISQ, encoded by the exons ATGATGGTGAAGCTGGGGATCTTGGTTGCTGTTGCAGTGTTTCTGGAGACGGTGTCTGCTACCTCT CTGGGGGTGGTGTACACTGAGGGTGGCATGGTCGAGGGAGAGAACATCCGTCTTGGGTTCCGTCACCACATGGACATCTTCAAAGGTGTTCCGTTCGCCGACATTCCCGGAAGGTTCGAGAAACCAAGGCGCCACCCCGGTTGGGACG GTGTTCTAAAGGCCACAGAATACAGGAAAAGGTGCCTTCAGGTGAACGTACTCATGACTGACACGAGGGGAAGTGAGGACTGTCTCTACCTTAACATCTGGGTTCCTCATGGCCGATCAG TGTCAACCAATCTACCGGTCATGGTCTGGATCTACGGTGGCGGCTTCCTGGCCGGAGGGTCGATGGGTGCTAACTTCCTGAATAATTATCTCTATGATGGGCAGGAGATTGCAGCTCGAGGGAATGTCATAATAGTCACGCTTGGATACCGTGTGGGAACTCTGGGCTTCCTCAGCACTGGAGACTCTAGTTTACCAG GGAACTACGGTCTGTGGGATCAGCAGGCTGCCATTGCCTGGGTCCACAGAAACATCCGCTCATTTGGAGGAGACCCAGAGAACATCACTATCTTCGGAGAGTCTGCAGGTGGTGCTAGTGTGAGCTTCCAG ACCCTCACTCCCCACAACAAGGGGATCATCAAGAGAGCCATCTCCCAGAGTGGTGTCGCTCTTTGCCCTTGGGGTGTCATCAAGAACCCCCGAAAGATCGCAGAGGAG ATTGCTCTTAAGGTCCAGTGCCCCATTGATGACCAAATGGCTGCTTGCTTGAAGATGACGGATCCTGTGCTCCTCACAAAAGCAGGCTCTCTCAATATGAACAGCTCACCTGATG CCCCCCTCGTAAACAATTTGATCCTGTCAGCTGTCGTTGATGGGGATTTCCTGCCTGATGAACCTTCCAAATTGTTCCACAACGCTGCTGAAATCGACTACATCGCCGGAGTCAATGacatggatggacattttttcaccgcAATAGATATTCCTTCCATCAACTCCCACCTGGTTGCGACGCCTGT CGAAGACATGAAGACGCTTCTGGCTACATACACTCAAACCAAGGGCAAGGCCGGCCTGGAAAAAGCATACAGCTTGTACACTTCAACATGGCCATCCAAACCCAGCAAGGAGGACATTAAGAGAACAATTGTGGACATTGGAACAGATTACATCTTCTTGGTTCCTACACAGGCTGCCCTTTATCTTCATGCTGCTAATGCCAC ATCTGGTCGCACCTACTCCTACTTTTTCTCTGAGCCCAACCGTATGGGCGGCATCGGTAGGCCGTATCCCAGCTGGATGGGAGCTGACCACGCTGATGACCTCCAGTACGTCTTCGGAAAGCCCCTCAGCACCCCACTGGGATACTGGCCTCGCCACCGAGATCTTGCTCGCTACATGATCGCCTATTGGACCAACTTTGCCAAAACTGG AGACCCCAACAAAGGAGACTTGAGCGTACCCACCACTTGGCCTGAATTTACAAATGGACACCAGTACCTGGAGATCAATAATAAGATGGATAAGAACTTTGTAAGACAGAAGATGAGGATGCGTTATGTACATTTTTGGACTAGCATCTTGCCCAGTCTACCAATAAACATCTCACAATAA
- the gtf3c5 gene encoding general transcription factor 3C polypeptide 5: MEDPKDVQSGFSLKELTISGVNKQDNVSGSSSTLELRGKNLVCVEYPGLVSSVDKMLETLGGEKTISETFSQPNLRLELRYRPQDPFCHSLCGNRFSSSNLLLRVKRRVRKRDSKVADISMEILGVIGTTYKFQGMADYQCLAVHSQDGMHTSLYNKIILRKTEKEEFFKQPMPYFLPPAIFSRLDNPVDYFYRPDVSQKQPGDIHTKTNFIGFNRPRRPHNALFVSYTDPVVPTEALEAAKIHWTKICLRENDKQAQEKLVAMFESRPIWSRNAVKANVDIHPEKLKMLLPVLAYYMVTGPWRSLWVRFGYDPRKTVESKIYQVLDYRMRCSTKSAYVLSNLLVKPKRSTMNYNLPIVINKTGPTPTSVRELPAQEGSSTTRDPVQISHQLKDSSYIFREGMLPPHRQMFYQLCDLHVPSIQEVINQNNGTEQVCDERDGWCAVGTTDKLRDIISTMVRKIFRAHKASEQKLSKEPAHTVRSSKGNGEDDEDDEDDEDDDEYQPSEGSENEMETEILDYM; encoded by the exons ATGGAGGATCCCAAAGATGTTCAGTCGGGGTTCTCCCTGAAAGAACTGACCATTTCTGGCGTGAACAAGCAGGACAATGTGTCAGGCAGCTCGTCCACGTTGGAGCTGCGGGGCAAGAACCTGGTTTGCGTGGAGTATCCAGGGTTAGTTTCCAGCGTGGACAAGATGCTAGAGACActtggtggtgaaaaaacaatttcagaa aCATTCAGTCAACCAAATCTGAGGCTAGAGCTACGCTATCGACCTCAAGACCCTTTCTGTCATTCCCTGTGCGGCAACCGCTTCTCGTCCAGCAACCTTCTGCTACGGGTGAAAAGGAGAGTCCGGAAAAGAGACTCCAAAGTTGCTGACATCAGCATGGAAATACTTGGAGTCATTGGAACAACATACAAATTTCAAG GGATGGCAGATTACCAGTGCCTTGCCGTGCATTCTCAAGACGGAATGCACACATCTTTGTACAACAAAATCATCCTTCGGAAAACCGAGAAGGAAGAGTTTTTTAAGCAGCCCATGCCGTATTTCCTTCCCCCGGCCATCTTCTCGCGACTTGACAATCCAGTAGATTATTTCTACCGACCTGATGTTTCTCAAAAGCA ACCAGGAGACATCCACACCAAGACAAATTTTATTGGTTTCAACAGACCCCGTCGGCCCCACAACGCCCTTTTTGTCAGCTACACTGATCCTGTTGTTCCCACCGAAGCTCTGGAGGCGGCTAAGATACACTGGACAAAAATTTGCTTGCGAGAGAATGACAAACAGGCCCAGGAAAAACTAGTCGCT ATGTTTGAGAGCCGGCCCATCTGGTCCCGGAATGCTGTCAAGGCCAACGTTGACATCCATCCAGAAAAACTCAAAATGCTTTTGCCTGTCTTGGCGTACTATATG GTGACCGGACCATGGAGAAGTCTATGGGTGAGGTTTGGTTATGACCCCCGAAAGACAGTGGAGTCCAAGATCTACCAGGTGCTTGACTACAGGATGCGCTGTAGCACCAAAAGCG CATATGTGTTGTCCAATCTACTGGTGAAACCAAAAAGGAGTACCATGAACTACAACCTACCGATTGTAATCAACAAAACCG GTCCAACTCCAACCAGTGTGAGAGAACTTCCAGCTCAGGAGGGTTCAAGCACCACTCGAGATCCGGTCCAAATTTCTCATCAGCTAAAG GACTCCTCCTATATTTTCAGAGAGGGGATGCTACCTCCTCACCGGCAGATGTTTTACCAGCTGTGTGACTTGCATGTGCCAAG TATCCAGGAAGTCATTAATCAGAACAACGGTACGGAGCAAGTATGCGATGAGCGGGATGGCTGGTGTGCTGTCGGCACTACAGACAAGCTGAGGGACATCATCTCCACCATGGTCAGGAAGATTTTCAGAGCACATAAAGCAT CGGAGCAAAAACTTTCCAAGGAACCGGCGCACACGGTCCGGAGTTCAAAAGGCAATGGtgaggatgatgaagatgacgaagatgatgaagatgatgatgaatatCAGCCATCAGAAGGAAGCGAAAATGAGATGGAGACAGAAATACTGGATTACATGTGA
- the gfi1b gene encoding zinc finger protein Gfi-1b isoform X2: MRDMPRSFLVKNKRSTSFNVHRLYEDETGVSPQSTESLDRPKSEGLHCQADPIPLEKEEAELQSSLPVHAEATRLPLAPTKPYYPKDPQMEFAPYYKSTYSWEHVTSPYQLGFSPTVLQHAASLYNTHISRSPQHQQPLDCSTHYSPSSNTYHCITCDKVFSTPHGLEVHVRRSHSGTRPFGCSVCRKTFGHAVSLEQHMNVHSQEKSFECKMCGKSFKRSSTLSTHLLIHSDTRPYPCQFCGKRFHQKSDMKKHTYIHTGEKPHKCQVCGKAFSQSSNLITHSRKHTGFKPFACDICSKGFQRKVDLRRHHESQHSIK; encoded by the exons ATG AGAGACATGCCCCGATCATTCCTGGTGAAAAACAAACGGAGCACGTCATTTAATGTGCATAGGTTGTATGAAGATGAGACGG GCGTCTCACCTCAGAGTACAGAGTCCCTGGACAGGCCTAAGTCTGAGGGCCTGCATTGCCAAGCAGACCCCATACCGTTAGAAAAAGAGGAGGCAGAGCTTCAAAGTTCCTTACCTGTACATGCGGAGGCCACCAGACTCCCTTTGGCCCCCACAAAGCCGTACTACCCAAAAG ATCCTCAGATGGAATTCGCCCCTTACTATAAGTCGACATATTCCTGGGAGCATGTTACCTCTCCTTACCAGTTGGGATTCAGCCCCACAGTGCTCCAGCATGCTGCCAGTCTGTACAATACGCACATCAGCCGCAGCCCACAGCACCAGCAGCCTCTGGACTGTAGTACACACTACTCCCCAAGCTCCAACACCTACCACTGTATCACCTGTGATAAG GTGTTCTCTACGCCTCACGGGCTGGAGGTTCATGTCAGGAGGTCCCACAGTGGAACGAGACCTTTCGGCTGCAGCGTCTGTAGAAAAACATTTGGCCACGCAGTCAGTCTCGAGCAGCACATGAACGTCCACTCTCAG gaaaaaagttttgagtgCAAGATGTGCGGGAAGTCCTTCAAGCGCTCTTCCACTCTCTCCACGCACCTCCTCATTCACTCCGACACAAGACCGTACCCGTGTCAGTTCTGCGGGAAGAGGTTTCACCAGAAGTCTGACATGAAGAAACATACATATATCCACACGG GTGAGAAGCCCCATAAATGCCAAGTGTGTGGCAAAGCATTCAGCCAGAGCTCCAACCTGATCACCCACAGTCGCAAACACACAGGATTCAAACCATTCGCGTGTGACATTTGCTCCAAAGGCTTCCAGCGCAAGGTGGACCTTCGCAGGCACCACGAGAGCCAGCACAGCATCAAGTGA
- the gfi1b gene encoding zinc finger protein Gfi-1b isoform X1, which translates to MLQQTSDDDSKEARFGVTAAKEVKYRTQLPIFFSIRDMPRSFLVKNKRSTSFNVHRLYEDETGVSPQSTESLDRPKSEGLHCQADPIPLEKEEAELQSSLPVHAEATRLPLAPTKPYYPKDPQMEFAPYYKSTYSWEHVTSPYQLGFSPTVLQHAASLYNTHISRSPQHQQPLDCSTHYSPSSNTYHCITCDKVFSTPHGLEVHVRRSHSGTRPFGCSVCRKTFGHAVSLEQHMNVHSQEKSFECKMCGKSFKRSSTLSTHLLIHSDTRPYPCQFCGKRFHQKSDMKKHTYIHTGEKPHKCQVCGKAFSQSSNLITHSRKHTGFKPFACDICSKGFQRKVDLRRHHESQHSIK; encoded by the exons ATGTTGCAACAGACATCGGACGATGACAGTAAAGAAGCCCGGTTCGGTGTGACAGCGGCAAAGGAGGTCAAATACAGAACCCAGTtacccatttttttctcaatc AGAGACATGCCCCGATCATTCCTGGTGAAAAACAAACGGAGCACGTCATTTAATGTGCATAGGTTGTATGAAGATGAGACGG GCGTCTCACCTCAGAGTACAGAGTCCCTGGACAGGCCTAAGTCTGAGGGCCTGCATTGCCAAGCAGACCCCATACCGTTAGAAAAAGAGGAGGCAGAGCTTCAAAGTTCCTTACCTGTACATGCGGAGGCCACCAGACTCCCTTTGGCCCCCACAAAGCCGTACTACCCAAAAG ATCCTCAGATGGAATTCGCCCCTTACTATAAGTCGACATATTCCTGGGAGCATGTTACCTCTCCTTACCAGTTGGGATTCAGCCCCACAGTGCTCCAGCATGCTGCCAGTCTGTACAATACGCACATCAGCCGCAGCCCACAGCACCAGCAGCCTCTGGACTGTAGTACACACTACTCCCCAAGCTCCAACACCTACCACTGTATCACCTGTGATAAG GTGTTCTCTACGCCTCACGGGCTGGAGGTTCATGTCAGGAGGTCCCACAGTGGAACGAGACCTTTCGGCTGCAGCGTCTGTAGAAAAACATTTGGCCACGCAGTCAGTCTCGAGCAGCACATGAACGTCCACTCTCAG gaaaaaagttttgagtgCAAGATGTGCGGGAAGTCCTTCAAGCGCTCTTCCACTCTCTCCACGCACCTCCTCATTCACTCCGACACAAGACCGTACCCGTGTCAGTTCTGCGGGAAGAGGTTTCACCAGAAGTCTGACATGAAGAAACATACATATATCCACACGG GTGAGAAGCCCCATAAATGCCAAGTGTGTGGCAAAGCATTCAGCCAGAGCTCCAACCTGATCACCCACAGTCGCAAACACACAGGATTCAAACCATTCGCGTGTGACATTTGCTCCAAAGGCTTCCAGCGCAAGGTGGACCTTCGCAGGCACCACGAGAGCCAGCACAGCATCAAGTGA